The proteins below are encoded in one region of Helianthus annuus cultivar XRQ/B chromosome 2, HanXRQr2.0-SUNRISE, whole genome shotgun sequence:
- the LOC110888004 gene encoding uncharacterized protein LOC110888004 yields the protein MKIMYGNEDLEQQEHEIYTYQAPFTKVCSEGVLPVAHKLVKGVLLKSAEKLKPYMMPALTSLGESLDMYHKVVAAVCDGTTANIENKDDDEEPANECKLEKGSVDEADESKLTTATSDHVDQVVKSDTCPKEEVDPTVENKSPKSVMSNGVNETVKEEASVDQESKKLEEEKTQESLNK from the exons ATGAAGATAATGTATGGTAATGAAGATTTGGAGCAGCAAGAG CATGAGATCTACACTTATCAAGCTCCATTCACTAAAGTGTGTAG CGAG GGTGTTCTACCCGTTGCTCATAAGTTAGTGAAAGGCGTACTTTTAAAATCTGCAGAGAAGCTAAAGCCGTACATGATGCCAGCTTTGACATCTCTTGGTGAATCATTAGATATGTACCATAAAGTTGTGGCTGCAGTATGTGACGGCACAACTGCTAATATCGAAAAtaaggatgatgatgaagaaccg GCTAATGAGTGCAAATTGGAAAAGGGGTCCGTAGATGAG GCTGATGAGAGCAAGCTTACAACAGCAACATCAGATCATGTGGACCAA gtGGTAAAATCCGATACGTGTCCTAAAGAAGAGGTAGACCCTACAGTGGAGAACAAATCTCCAAAATCAGTTATGAGTAACGGAGTAAATGAGACGGTTAAGGAAGAAGCATCAGTTGACCAAGAGTCAAAGAAACTAGAGGAAGAAAAAACTCAAGAATCGCTTAATAAATAA